One Clavelina lepadiformis chromosome 1, kaClaLepa1.1, whole genome shotgun sequence genomic region harbors:
- the LOC143444757 gene encoding baculoviral IAP repeat-containing protein 7-like isoform X1 — MSDSGCQTQLAGIECDGRMISMARDPPGQRSVYIPPGDPHRETYRLSTYKDFPTDCQVDVRRLARNGFYFTGFKDRVKCFSCGQCVQDWTISDNPDDPGWHRHDCQHARGQDTSNVPILSIIQRFGQTEGAKPQPQSLHNRPPTRPSHPSAGEILTHGLDFTDEPVEVNTTSAYQTATVAQATRVPPPSVVVATRAAERNPPDHVINSTLGEIERSRPTTNSLFPCSNSVNPHMRSEESRLQTFLDHSSSWPAHRIRATPRQIAKAGMYYLGVRDRVKCWYCNGGLQNWERDDDPWEEHAKWFPMCEFVLQRKGVDFVHNIVSRFPNLRRPMIRNPSNIAQINRIRRALDIPNVQQSPFHCQRLQTSGPVIIDPREEQRERNRKIDEMMTTSEVVSNAKQMGFEEKTIRAALRKRLESCNLPFSTLENLVDAILALDSSNLPEDVDSTEPEPEPGIEASPSVSNITRTQGVREIRRLEEARMCKSCHHDQANMVFMPCGHLACCTSCGGSLENCPVCHSTVRERVRSYIV; from the exons ATGTCAGATAGCGGATGTCAAACTCAGCTTGCAGGGATAGAATGCGATGGAAGAATGATAAGTATGGCAAGAGACCCACCAGGTCAAAGAAGCGTTTACATTCCACCAG GGGATCCTCATCGAGAAACTTATCGACTCTCCACCTACAAAGACTTTCCGACAGATTGTCAGGTTGACGTCAGGAGATTGGCCAGGAATGGATTTTACTTCACTGGGTTCAAGGACCGCGTCAAATGCTTCAG TTGCGGTCAGTGCGTCCAAGACTGGACAATCAGTGACAATCCTGACGACCCCGGTTGGCACAGACACGATTGCCAACATGCACGAGGTCAAGATACGTCAAACGTTCCAATAC ttTCAATCATTCAACGGTTTGGTCAAACGGAAGGTGCCAAGCCCCAACCCCAGTCACTTCATAACAGACCACCCACACGTCCCAGCCATCCCAGCGCCGGGGAGATTCTAACCCATGGGTTGGATTTTACCGATGAACCTGTAGAAGTGAACACAACTAGCGCTTACCAGACCGCAACGGTTGCCCAGGCAACCAGGGTACCGCCACCTAGTGTGGTTGTTGCAACCAGGGCAGCTGAGAGAAATCCACCTGATCACGTGATAAACTCTACGTTGGGAGAAATCGAAAGATCGCGACCGACGACGAATTCTTTGTTTCCGTGTTCGAATTCTGTGAATCCCCACATGAGGAGCGAGGAATCTCGTCTTCAAACTTTCCTGGATCACTCATCATCGTGGCCTGCTCATAGGATTCGGGCAACTCCCAGACAAATTGCAAAGGCAGGAATGTATTACTTGG GTGTAAGAGATCGAGTAAAATGTTGGTATTGCAACGGAGGATTACAAAATTGGGAGAGAGATGACGATCCATGGGAAGAGCACGCCAAATGGTTTCCAAT GTGCGAGTTTGTTCTTCAAAGGAAAGGAGTTGATTTTGTTCACAACATCGTGTCCAGGTTTCCTAATCTAAGGAGACCGATGATACGAAATCCATCCAACATCGCTCAAATAAACAGGATAAGAAGAGCGCTGGATATACCTAA TGTCCAGCAATCTCCATTCCACTGTCAAAGGCTGCAAACGAGTGGTCCTGTGATCATTGATCCTCGCGAGGAACAAAGAGAGCGGAACAGAAAAATTGATGAGATGATGACAACATCCGAAGTTGTGTCCAACGCAAAGCAAATGGGATTTGAAGAGAAAACCATCAGAGCTGCGTTGAGGAA ACGACTGGAAAGTTGCAACTTGCCGTTTTCAACTTTGGAAAACTTGGTTGATGCGATCCTTGCTCTCGATAGTTCAAATCTTCCTGAAGATGTAGATTCCACAGAACCCGAGCCTGAACCCGGAATAGAAGCTTCTCCATCGGTCAGCAACATCACCCGGACACAAGGAGTTCGGGAGATTCGTCGTTTGGAGGAGGCGAGGATGTGCAAGAGTTGTCACCACGACCAAGCTAACATGGTCTTCATGCCTTGCGGCCACCTCGCATGCTGTACATCGTGTGGAGGAAGTTTGGAGAACTGTCCGGTGTGCCATTCAACTGTTCGGGAAAGAGTGAGATCTTACATCGTATAA
- the LOC143444757 gene encoding baculoviral IAP repeat-containing protein 7-like isoform X2 — protein sequence MSDSGCQTQLAGIECDGRMISMARDPPGQRSVYIPPGDPHRETYRLSTYKDFPTDCQVDVRRLARNGFYFTGFKDRVKCFSCGQCVQDWTISDNPDDPGWHRHDCQHARGQDTSNVPIRAKPQPQSLHNRPPTRPSHPSAGEILTHGLDFTDEPVEVNTTSAYQTATVAQATRVPPPSVVVATRAAERNPPDHVINSTLGEIERSRPTTNSLFPCSNSVNPHMRSEESRLQTFLDHSSSWPAHRIRATPRQIAKAGMYYLGVRDRVKCWYCNGGLQNWERDDDPWEEHAKWFPMCEFVLQRKGVDFVHNIVSRFPNLRRPMIRNPSNIAQINRIRRALDIPNVQQSPFHCQRLQTSGPVIIDPREEQRERNRKIDEMMTTSEVVSNAKQMGFEEKTIRAALRKRLESCNLPFSTLENLVDAILALDSSNLPEDVDSTEPEPEPGIEASPSVSNITRTQGVREIRRLEEARMCKSCHHDQANMVFMPCGHLACCTSCGGSLENCPVCHSTVRERVRSYIV from the exons ATGTCAGATAGCGGATGTCAAACTCAGCTTGCAGGGATAGAATGCGATGGAAGAATGATAAGTATGGCAAGAGACCCACCAGGTCAAAGAAGCGTTTACATTCCACCAG GGGATCCTCATCGAGAAACTTATCGACTCTCCACCTACAAAGACTTTCCGACAGATTGTCAGGTTGACGTCAGGAGATTGGCCAGGAATGGATTTTACTTCACTGGGTTCAAGGACCGCGTCAAATGCTTCAG TTGCGGTCAGTGCGTCCAAGACTGGACAATCAGTGACAATCCTGACGACCCCGGTTGGCACAGACACGATTGCCAACATGCACGAGGTCAAGATACGTCAAACGTTCCAATAC GTGCCAAGCCCCAACCCCAGTCACTTCATAACAGACCACCCACACGTCCCAGCCATCCCAGCGCCGGGGAGATTCTAACCCATGGGTTGGATTTTACCGATGAACCTGTAGAAGTGAACACAACTAGCGCTTACCAGACCGCAACGGTTGCCCAGGCAACCAGGGTACCGCCACCTAGTGTGGTTGTTGCAACCAGGGCAGCTGAGAGAAATCCACCTGATCACGTGATAAACTCTACGTTGGGAGAAATCGAAAGATCGCGACCGACGACGAATTCTTTGTTTCCGTGTTCGAATTCTGTGAATCCCCACATGAGGAGCGAGGAATCTCGTCTTCAAACTTTCCTGGATCACTCATCATCGTGGCCTGCTCATAGGATTCGGGCAACTCCCAGACAAATTGCAAAGGCAGGAATGTATTACTTGG GTGTAAGAGATCGAGTAAAATGTTGGTATTGCAACGGAGGATTACAAAATTGGGAGAGAGATGACGATCCATGGGAAGAGCACGCCAAATGGTTTCCAAT GTGCGAGTTTGTTCTTCAAAGGAAAGGAGTTGATTTTGTTCACAACATCGTGTCCAGGTTTCCTAATCTAAGGAGACCGATGATACGAAATCCATCCAACATCGCTCAAATAAACAGGATAAGAAGAGCGCTGGATATACCTAA TGTCCAGCAATCTCCATTCCACTGTCAAAGGCTGCAAACGAGTGGTCCTGTGATCATTGATCCTCGCGAGGAACAAAGAGAGCGGAACAGAAAAATTGATGAGATGATGACAACATCCGAAGTTGTGTCCAACGCAAAGCAAATGGGATTTGAAGAGAAAACCATCAGAGCTGCGTTGAGGAA ACGACTGGAAAGTTGCAACTTGCCGTTTTCAACTTTGGAAAACTTGGTTGATGCGATCCTTGCTCTCGATAGTTCAAATCTTCCTGAAGATGTAGATTCCACAGAACCCGAGCCTGAACCCGGAATAGAAGCTTCTCCATCGGTCAGCAACATCACCCGGACACAAGGAGTTCGGGAGATTCGTCGTTTGGAGGAGGCGAGGATGTGCAAGAGTTGTCACCACGACCAAGCTAACATGGTCTTCATGCCTTGCGGCCACCTCGCATGCTGTACATCGTGTGGAGGAAGTTTGGAGAACTGTCCGGTGTGCCATTCAACTGTTCGGGAAAGAGTGAGATCTTACATCGTATAA
- the LOC143445000 gene encoding baculoviral IAP repeat-containing protein 7-like, whose translation MSDSGCQTQLAGIECDGRMISMARDPPGQRSVYIPPGDPHRETYRLSTYKDFPTDCQVDVRRLARNGFYFTGFKDRVKCFSCGQCVQDWTISDNPDDPGWHRHDCQHARGQDASNVPLLSIIQRFDQRRNVTPKPHSSHNGPMQRSSPPSAGEILTQGLDFMEETGQPNTSTYQTASVAQATRVPPPSVVAATRAAERNPPAHVTNSTLGEIERLRPTTNSLFPCSNSVNPHMRSEESRLQTFLDHSSSWPAHRIRATPRQIANAGMYYLGVRDRVKCWYCNGGLQNWERDDDPWEEHAKWFPMCEFVLQRKGVDFVHNIVSRFPNLRRPMIRNPSNIAQINRTIFRGAGNGSNVQRSPFNCQRLQTSGPVIIDPREEQRERKRKIDEMMTTSEVVSNAKQMGFEEKTIRAALRKRLESCNQPFTTLENLVDAILALDSSNLPEDVDTTELELEPGTEASPSISNITRTQGVREIRRLEEARMCKSCHHDQANMVFMPCGHLACCTSCGGSLENCPVCHSTVRERVRSYIV comes from the exons ATGTCAGATAGCGGATGTCAAACTCAGCTTGCAGGGATAGAATGCGATGGAAGAATGATAAGTATGGCAAGAGACCCACCAGGTCAAAGAAGCGTTTACATTCCACCGG GGGATCCTCATCGAGAAACTTATCGACTCTCAACCTACAAAGACTTTCCGACAGATTGTCAGGTTGACGTCAGGAGATTGGCCAGGAATGGATTTTACTTCACTGGGTTCAAGGATCGCGTCAAATGCTTCAG TTGCGGTCAGTGCGTCCAAGACTGGACAATCAGTGACAATCCTGACGACCCCGGTTGGCACAGACACGATTGCCAACATGCACGAGGTCAAGATGCTTCAAACGTTCCATTAC TTTCAATCATTCAACGATTTGATCAAAGAAGAAATGTGACACCCAAGCCCCATTCGTCCCATAACGGCCCCATGCAACGTAGCAGCCCTCCCAGCGCTGGAGAGATTCTAACCCAAGGACTAGACTTTATGGAAGAAACCGGACAACCGAACACATCCACCTATCAGACTGCGTCGGTTGCCCAGGCAACCAGAGTACCGCCACCTAGTGTGGTCGCTGCAACCAGGGCAGCTGAGAGAAATCCTCCTGCTCACGTGACAAACTCTACGTTGGGAGAAATCGAAAGATTGCGACCGACGACGAATTCTTTGTTTCCATGTTCGAATTCAGTGAATCCCCACATGAGGAGCGAGGAATCTCGTCTTCAAACTTTCCTGGATCACTCCTCATCGTGGCCTGCTCATAGGATTCGGGCAACTCCCAGACAAATTGCAAACGCAGGAATGTATTACTTGG GTGTAAGAGATCGAGTAAAATGTTGGTATTGCAACGGAGGATTACAAAATTGGGAGAGAGATGACGATCCATGGGAAGAGCACGCCAAATGGTTTCCAAT GTGCGAGTTTGTTCTTCAAAGGAAAGGAGTTGATTTCGTTCACAACATCGTGTCCAGGTTTCCTAATCTAAGGAGACCGATGATACGAAATCCATCCAACATCGCTCAAATAAACAGAACAATTTTCAGAGGAGCGGGGAATGGATCAAA TGTCCAGCGATCTCCATTCAACTGTCAAAGGCTGCAAACGAGTGGTCCTGTGATCATTGATCCTCGCGAGGAACAAAGAGAGCGGAAGAGAAAAATTGATGAGATGATGACAACATCCGAAGTTGTGTCCAACGCAAAGCAAATGGGATTTGAAGAGAAAACCATCAGAGCTGCGTTGAGGAA ACGACTGGAAAGTTGCAACCAACCGTTTACAACTTTGGAGAACTTGGTTGATGCGATCCTCGCTCTCGATAGTTCAAATCTTCCTGAAGATGTAGATACCACAGAACTCGAGCTTGAACCCGGAACAGAAGCTTCTCCATCAATCAGCAACATCACCCGGACACAAGGAGTTCGGGAGATTCGTCGTTTGGAGGAGGCGAGGATGTGCAAGAGTTGTCATCACGACCAAGCTAACATGGTTTTCATGCCTTGCGGCCACCTCGCATGCTGTACATCGTGTGGAGGAAGTCTGGAGAACTGTCCGGTGTGTCATTCAACTGTTCGGGAAAGAGTGAGGTCGTACATCGTATAA
- the LOC143445025 gene encoding baculoviral IAP repeat-containing protein 7-like isoform X6: MSCIENDVNLLKNVVPDGRLVRNGRDPPGQRSVYVLPGDTERETYRLATFKDFASNVPVDVRRLASRGFYFTGYKDRVKCFSCGQCVEDWNVEDDPTSHVWHKPDCDLITGRDERNIPIDSFIRQLGLTSPHGHRNATSPATRPPTSGDPQASEDQRRQITAGEVITNGIGIRSNSPNATPAALFQTATFRNSSCTTPPPSVVASTIANSHRNLATNLGHRNLFPCSNPVNPHMRSEESRLQTFLDHSSSWPSHRIRATPRQIANAGMYYLGVRDRVKCWYCNGGLQNWERDDDPWEEHAKWFPLCEFVLQQKSPDYVHGIVSRFPNLRRPIIRNPANPLQLRNVQSGPLPRNASPPIIDPREEARIRERKIDEEMSSSPLVEQAKLMGFDEREIRTALKKKYETTDRGFPNFESLIDGILAATTCQEHEPITSSMSSSASTSNLSTTSGLQEIRRLQEERLCKVCGNEQVSVVLIPCGHIACCVGCAENASTCPICRSSVRERIRSFIV; this comes from the exons ATGTCTTGTATTGAGAATGACGTAAATCTTCTGAAGAATGTGGTGCCAGATGGGAGGTTGGTGAGGAACGGGAGGGATCCTCCAGGACAGAGAAGCGTTTATGTATTGCCAG GAGACACAGAACGCGAGACTTACAGACTAGCAACGTTTAAAGACTTTGCGAGCAATGTCCCGGTGGATGTTAGAAGGTTGGCATCGAGAGGATTCTACTTTACTGGTTACAAAGATCGAGTCAAGTGCTTCAG TTGTGGCCAGTGCGTGGAAGATTGGAATGTAGAAGACGACCCTACGTCACACGTTTGGCATAAACCTGATTGTGACCTCATAACTGGGAGAGATGAAAGAAATATTCCAATtg ATTCCTTTATTCGTCAACTTGGGCTTACGTCACCCCATGGCCATCGAAACGCGACAAGTCCAGCAACACGACCTCCAACATCTGGGGATCCACAGGCTTCAGAAGATCAAAGAAGACAAATCACAGCAGGAGAAGTCATTACAAATGGCATTGGCATCAGATCAAATTCACCAAACGCCACGCCGGCAGCATTGTTTCAAACAGCAACATTTAGGAATAGTTCGTGCACCACACCTCCACCTAGTGTGGTTGCATCAACCATAGCAAACTCACATAGAAATCTTGCAACTAATTTGGGACACAGGAACTTGTTCCCATGTTCGAATCCGGTGAATCCTCACATGAGGAGCGAGGAATCTCGTCTTCAAACTTTCCTAGATCACTCCTCATCGTGGCCTTCTCATAGGATTCGGGCAACTCCCAGACAAATTGCAAACGCAGGAATGTATTACTTGG GTGTAAGAGATCGAGTAAAATGTTGGTATTGCAACGGAGGATTACAAAATTGGGAGAGAGATGACGATCCATGGGAAGAGCACGCCAAATGGTTTCCATT GTGCGAGTTCGTTCTTCAGCAAAAAAGTCCAGATTATGTTCATGGGATCGTTTCTCGATTCCCTAATCTAAGAAGACCGATAATTCGGAATCCAGCAAATCCGCTTCAACTCAGGAATGTTCAATCAGGACCATT ACCCCGAAATGCATCTCCACCAATCATTGACCCAAGAGAGGAGGCAAGAATACGAGAGAGGAAAATTGATGAGGAGATGTCTTCATCACCGCTGGTGGAGCAAGCAAAGTTGATGGGATTCGACGAACGAGAGATAAGAACTGCTCTTAAAAA gaAATACGAAACCACCGATCGGGGTTTCCCCAATTTCGAAAGCTTGATTGATGGAATTCTAGCAGCCACAACATGTCAAGAACATGAGCCCATAACGTCTTCCATGAGTTCTTCTGCATCAACCAGCAATCTATCTACAACATCCGGACTTCAAGAGATTCGTCGTTTACAGGAGGAAAGATTGTGTAAAGTGTGTGGCAATGAACAAGTGAGTGTTGTGCTTATTCCATGCGGACATATTGCTTGTTGTGTTGGTTGCGCTGAAAATGCATCGACTTGTCCCATTTGTCGATCGAGTGTTCGCGAAAGAATCCgatcttttattgtttga
- the LOC143445025 gene encoding baculoviral IAP repeat-containing protein 7-like isoform X4, giving the protein MSCIENDVNLLKNVVPDGRLVRNGRDPPGQRSVYVLPGDTERETYRLATFKDFASNVPVDVRRLASRGFYFTGYKDRVKCFSCGQCVEDWNVEDDPTSHVWHKPDCDLITGRDERNIPIDSFIRQLGLTSPHGHRNATSPATRPPTSGDPQASEDQRRQITAGEVITNGIGIRSNSPNATPAALFQTATFRNSSCTTPPPSVVASTIANSHRNLATNLGHRNLFPCSNPVNPHMRSEESRLQTFLDHSSSWPSHRIRATPRQIANAGMYYLGVRDRVKCWYCNGGLQNWERDDDPWEEHAKWFPLCEFTLQQRGPDFVHSMVSRFPNLRRPILRNPANPLQLRRSIENNTRGPEIIDPRNEARSLERKIDEEMSSSELVEQARLMGFDERMIRTSLKRKYETTCNGFSRLETLVESILAMEEISASNRCEEGGSAFATNEATPSTSTSNLSTTSGLQEIRRLQEERMCKVCGNEQASVVLIPCGHIACCVGCAENASICPICRLRVREKIRSFIV; this is encoded by the exons ATGTCTTGTATTGAGAATGACGTAAATCTTCTGAAGAATGTGGTGCCAGATGGGAGGTTGGTGAGGAACGGGAGGGATCCTCCAGGACAGAGAAGCGTTTATGTATTGCCAG GAGACACAGAACGCGAGACTTACAGACTAGCAACGTTTAAAGACTTTGCGAGCAATGTCCCGGTGGATGTTAGAAGGTTGGCATCGAGAGGATTCTACTTTACTGGTTACAAAGATCGAGTCAAGTGCTTCAG TTGTGGCCAGTGCGTGGAAGATTGGAATGTAGAAGACGACCCTACGTCACACGTTTGGCATAAACCTGATTGTGACCTCATAACTGGGAGAGATGAAAGAAATATTCCAATtg ATTCCTTTATTCGTCAACTTGGGCTTACGTCACCCCATGGCCATCGAAACGCGACAAGTCCAGCAACACGACCTCCAACATCTGGGGATCCACAGGCTTCAGAAGATCAAAGAAGACAAATCACAGCAGGAGAAGTCATTACAAATGGCATTGGCATCAGATCAAATTCACCAAACGCCACGCCGGCAGCATTGTTTCAAACAGCAACATTTAGGAATAGTTCGTGCACCACACCTCCACCTAGTGTGGTTGCATCAACCATAGCAAACTCACATAGAAATCTTGCAACTAATTTGGGACACAGGAACTTGTTCCCATGTTCGAATCCGGTGAATCCTCACATGAGGAGCGAGGAATCTCGTCTTCAAACTTTCCTAGATCACTCCTCATCGTGGCCTTCTCATAGGATTCGGGCAACTCCCAGACAAATTGCAAACGCAGGAATGTATTACTTGG GTGTAAGAGATCGAGTAAAATGTTGGTATTGCAACGGAGGATTACAAAATTGGGAGAGAGATGACGATCCATGGGAAGAGCACGCCAAATGGTTTCCATT GTGTGAATTTACTCTTCAGCAAAGAGGTCCGGATTTTGTTCATTCGATGGTTTCGCGTTTCCCAAATCTGAGAAGACCGATTCTCCGGAATCCAGCCAATCCGCTTCAACTGAGAAGATCCATTGAGAA CAATACAAGAGGTCCGGAAATAATTGATCCAAGGAATGAGGCAAGATCTCTAGAGAGGAAAATTGATGAGGAGATGTCTTCATCTGAGTTGGTTGAGCAAGCAAGGTTGATGGGATTTGATGAAAGAATGATAAGAACTTCTCTAAAAAG AAAATACGAAACCACTTGCAATGGATTTTCAAGGCTGGAAACTCTTGTTGAGTCCATTCTTGCCATGGAGGAAATATCTGCTTCGAATAGATGCGAAGAAGGAGGATCAGCATTCGCAACCAATGAAGCAACTCCGTCAACATCAACCAGCAATTTATCCACAACATCCGGACTTCAAGAGATTCGTCGTTTACAGGAAGAAAGAATGTGTAAAGTTTGTGGCAATGAACAAGCGAGTGTTGTGCTTATTCCATGCGGACATATTGCTTGTTGTGTTGGTTGCGCAGAAAATGCATCGATTTGTCCCATTTGTCGTTTGCGGGTTCGCGAAAAAATTAgatcttttattgtttga
- the LOC143445025 gene encoding baculoviral IAP repeat-containing protein 7-like isoform X7, whose protein sequence is MCPVVCQASRINVETDGRRITQEGDPPGQRSVYILPGNSARETYRLSTFQHFPSTAPVDARRLAAHGFYYTGYRDRVKCFSCGQCVEQWMENDDPTLVHWHQNDCQLANETDETNIPIMSILERRGVAPDSLTRNQHVSQPTLSSSQFENTQNRTTHQPSTHPLYDETSQQNNPVLSPSGHFTFQGSRHNVAQASQQQLRTAQTPRYRNLFPCSNPVNPHMRSEESRLQTFLDHSSSWPAHRIRATPRQIANAGMYYLGVRDRVKCWYCNGGLQNWERNDDPWEEHAKWFPLCEFTLQQRGPDFVHSMVSRFPNLRRPILRNPANPLQLRRSIENNTRGPEIIDPRNEARSLERKIDEEMSSSELVEQARLMGFDERMIRTSLKRKYETTCNGFSRLETLVESILAMEEISASNRCEEGGSAFATNEATPSTSTSNLSTTSGLQEIRRLQEERMCKVCGNEQASVVLIPCGHIACCVGCAENASICPICRLRVREKIRSFIV, encoded by the exons ATGTGCCCTGTGGTTTGCCAAGCAAGTCGGATTAACGTTGAGACTGACGGAAGGCGGATAACTCAGGAAGGGGATCCCCCTGGACAGAgaagtgtttatattttaccaG GCAACAGCGCGCGTGAGACTTATCGGCTTTCGACATTTCAACACTTTCCTTCCACTGCTCCGGTAGATGCCCGTAGACTGGCAGCTCATGGATTTTATTACACGGGCTACAGGGATAGGGTGAAATGTTTCAG CTGCGGGCAGTGCGTAGAACAATGGATGGAAAATGATGATCCGACATTAGTTCATTGGCACCAGAACGATTGTCAGCTTGCTAATGAAACGGATGAGACAAACATACCAATAA TGTCGATATTGGAACGAAGAGGTGTGGCCCCCGATTCTTTGACTCGAAATCAACACGTGAGTCAGCCAACTTTATCATCAAGCCAATTTGAAAACACTCAAAACCGAACAACACACCAGCCTTCCACACACCCATTGTATGACGAAACCAGTCAACAAAACAACCCAGTTCTGTCACCGAGTGGGCACTTTACATTCCAAGGAAGCCGTCACAACGTGGCGCAAGCCTCACAGCAACAGTTACGCACTGCTCAAACGCCAAGGTACAGGAATTTGTTTCCGTGTTCGAATCCGGTGAATCCCCACATGAGGAGCGAGGAATCTCGTCTTCAAACTTTCCTGGATCACTCTTCATCGTGGCCTGCTCATAGGATTCGGGCAACTCCTAGACAGATTGCAAACGCAGGAATGTATTACTTGG GTGTAAGAGATCGAGTAAAATGTTGGTATTGCAACGGAGGACTACAAAATTGGGAGAGAAATGACGATCCATGGGAAGAGCACGCCAAATGGTTTCCACT GTGTGAATTTACTCTTCAGCAAAGAGGTCCGGATTTTGTTCATTCGATGGTTTCGCGTTTCCCAAATCTGAGAAGACCGATTCTCCGGAATCCAGCCAATCCGCTTCAACTGAGAAGATCCATTGAGAA CAATACAAGAGGTCCGGAAATAATTGATCCAAGGAATGAGGCAAGATCTCTAGAGAGGAAAATTGATGAGGAGATGTCTTCATCTGAGTTGGTTGAGCAAGCAAGGTTGATGGGATTTGATGAAAGAATGATAAGAACTTCTCTAAAAAG AAAATACGAAACCACTTGCAATGGATTTTCAAGGCTGGAAACTCTTGTTGAGTCCATTCTTGCCATGGAGGAAATATCTGCTTCGAATAGATGCGAAGAAGGAGGATCAGCATTCGCAACCAATGAAGCAACTCCGTCAACATCAACCAGCAATTTATCCACAACATCCGGACTTCAAGAGATTCGTCGTTTACAGGAAGAAAGAATGTGTAAAGTTTGTGGCAATGAACAAGCGAGTGTTGTGCTTATTCCATGCGGACATATTGCTTGTTGTGTTGGTTGCGCAGAAAATGCATCGATTTGTCCCATTTGTCGTTTGCGGGTTCGCGAAAAAATTAgatcttttattgtttga